The genomic segment CCGCTGCCCACCCGCGTCCTGCCCGGCCCCATGCGCCTGGTGGCCCAGCTCAACGTGCAGCGCGGCACCGAGCGCCGCCCGCCCCAGGCGGTGCGCAGCCTCCGGCAGCCCTTCGACCCCCGCGCCTTCAACTTCACCCGCATCCGCCCCGGCGAGGTGCTGCTCCGCCTgcgcagggcggggggggccggcggcgccgcgccccCCGACCAGCTCCTGGTGGCCATCAACGCCAGCCCGCTGGAGCGGGGCCACGTCCTGCTGCTGCCGGAGCCGGCGCGGGGGCTGCCGCAGGCCCTCACCGCCCCGCTGCTGCGCGCCGGGCTGGAGGCGGCGCTGCTCAGCGCCCACCCGGGCTTCCGCCTGGGCTTCAACGGGCTGGGGGCCGGCGCCTCCGTCAACCACCTCCACCTGCACGCCTTCTACCTGGGCCGGCCGCTGCTGGTGGAGTCGGCGCCcgcccagcccctctgcccgcCGCGCGGCCTCGCCCTCCTGCGGGGCGTCCCGGCGCCCGCCTTCCTCTTCTacgccgccggccccgccggcctGGCGGCGCTGGCCCGGGACGTCTGCCGGGCGGCCGGGCACCTGGCGGCCGCGGGCCTGGCCTACAACGTCTTCGCCACGCGGGGCGACCcgccggggggggcggcggcggcggccggcggcgggcgggggctgcgggtgcTGCTGTGGGCGCGCAGGCCCAGCTTCGGCGCCAAGGCGGGCGCGGCCTTCAACGTGGCGCTCTGCGAGCTGGCCGGCTACCTGCCGCTGCCGGCGGCGCCGGTCTTCCGGGACATCACCGAGGCCGAGGCCCTGCGCGCCATCCGCGAGCACCTCCTGCCGGAGCCGCAGCTGCTGCGCCTCGGCGAGGACCTGGCGCGGCTCCTGGCGGGCTgagccgggccggggccggggccggggccggggccggggccggggccggggccgggcccgctcCTCGCACCGGGACCGGCGCGCCTGCCTCCGCAGCGGGACCGGCGCAGTCCGCCAGAGGGCGTTGCGCGGCGGTGGGCCTGGCCAGGGGGTGCGCGGCCGCTGGCCACGTGACCGCCGGGGGCCGCTCTGGCTGGCGGCGCCGGTGTCTCTATGGCCGCGCCCCCCAGCCGACGGTTGCGGCCCGTCGCCATGGCAACGGGGCGGCCCCTGGGAGCGGAGGCCATggaggcgggcggcggcggggcctgCCCTCCCTCtggagcccccccggcccggcctgctgcccccggccccgagCCGCGGAGGAGGCGGAGGAAGCGCAGGCGAGTGCCGGGAGCGGGAGGCGGCCGCAGCTCCCGGGCGCTTGTGCCCGTGTTCCGCCGGGACCGCGGGGGGTCA from the Gavia stellata isolate bGavSte3 chromosome 13, bGavSte3.hap2, whole genome shotgun sequence genome contains:
- the GDPGP1 gene encoding GDP-D-glucose phosphorylase 1, with the translated sequence MAAAGEEPGEPSPEDFVYGEEDFVLQGAGWGGEPGSAPSRFDRALLERWSDRMERGFFRYRLGPLPTRVLPGPMRLVAQLNVQRGTERRPPQAVRSLRQPFDPRAFNFTRIRPGEVLLRLRRAGGAGGAAPPDQLLVAINASPLERGHVLLLPEPARGLPQALTAPLLRAGLEAALLSAHPGFRLGFNGLGAGASVNHLHLHAFYLGRPLLVESAPAQPLCPPRGLALLRGVPAPAFLFYAAGPAGLAALARDVCRAAGHLAAAGLAYNVFATRGDPPGGAAAAAGGGRGLRVLLWARRPSFGAKAGAAFNVALCELAGYLPLPAAPVFRDITEAEALRAIREHLLPEPQLLRLGEDLARLLAG